Part of the Bacillus cabrialesii genome is shown below.
AGGACGTTCTAATAGATTCAAGCACCGGAGAAGCGTTGATTTTCCGGAACCGGACGGACCGATGATCGCGACGACTTCTCCGCGTTTCACTTCTAGATCGATTCCGTCGAGCACGACGAGATCTTTAAACGCTTTGCGAATATTTTTTACTGTTATCAACTGATTTCACCTCTAAGTCCGGTATGGCTTGCTCATGGCGCGTTCAAACAAGTCCTGCAAAATGCTGTAGATAATGGTAAGAACCCAATAGACAATCGCAACCGCCAAGTACGTTTCAAAATACTTGAGGTTTCCTGAGGCGTACATCTTCCCTTGGGCGAACATCTCCATGACCCCTAATGTAAAGGCCAGTGACGTTTCTTTGAGCAGTCCGATAAATGTATTGCCCGTTGCAGGAATCGCATTTCGGATCGCTTGCGGAAGAATAATCCGTCTGTATGCCTGAAGTTTTGTCATGCCGACAGACAGGCACGCCTCCAGCTGCCCGTCATCAACAGAATTGAGGGCGGCACGGAAGATTTCTGCCAAATAAGCGGCGTTTTTTAAGCTTAACCCGATGATGGCAGCTGTGAGAGCTGTCATTTTGCTCATCTCCGGAAATAGCTGCGGCAGCCCGTAGTAGATTAAGAACAGCTGCACAAGTGTCGGCACGCCCCGGAAAAAGGATATATACAGCTTTGACAGCTGATGAAGCACTGGAATTTTGTTCTTTGTGATGAGTGCGAGAATAAGTCCTCCGATAATGGCAAAAATCATCGCTGCGACAGCCATAAACAAGGTAATCGGAAGGGCCTGAATTAAAGCTGGGAACGCTGATATCATGAATTCCCAATCAATCGTGTTCATTCTGGTGATTCACCGCCGTTTCTTAATGCTTCTGTTCTACTGTGATATCTTCATTAAAATATTTTTCGGAGAGCTTTTTCAGTGTTCCGTCTTTACGCAATTCATCAAGCGCTTTATTGACTTTTTTGCGGAGCTTATCATGCGCGTCATCCTTGGCAAACGGGAATGCAACTTGTTCGTAAACAATCGGATCACCTGCAAGCTTTAACGGCAAGCCGGTTTTCTTAATTTGCGCCATCAGCACAGTTCGGCTGTTGACAT
Proteins encoded:
- a CDS encoding amino acid ABC transporter permease is translated as MNTIDWEFMISAFPALIQALPITLFMAVAAMIFAIIGGLILALITKNKIPVLHQLSKLYISFFRGVPTLVQLFLIYYGLPQLFPEMSKMTALTAAIIGLSLKNAAYLAEIFRAALNSVDDGQLEACLSVGMTKLQAYRRIILPQAIRNAIPATGNTFIGLLKETSLAFTLGVMEMFAQGKMYASGNLKYFETYLAVAIVYWVLTIIYSILQDLFERAMSKPYRT